CCCAGCGAATCGAGATACGCTCCGTTCTGCGGATCGAGCTCGACCGCTTTCTGGATCATCGTCAGCGCCTCGGGCAGCTTGACTCCGCGATCGGCAAGCATATAGCCGAGATAGTTCAGGATTGTCGCATTCTGCGGATCGATGGCCAGCGCCTTGTGGAACTCGGCCTCGGCCTCATCATAGTGCTTCTGCCGGTCGGCCAGCACTCCGCGAAGGAAGTACACATACAACTTCTCGTCGGGCTTGGTCGAGAGCCCTGCCGCACTATCGAGCGCCGAAGCCGCATCCGACCAGCGCTTCAACCGGGTATAAATCTGCGTTAAGGAAAGATAGGTGTCTCTGTCATCCGGCGTATTTCCCGCCGACGAGAGCTGCGCCTTCGCCAGCGCAATCCCCTGATCGACCTGGCCTGTATCGGCAAGCTGGCCGGCATACATCAACTGCGTCGCTTTATCTTTAGGCGCAGCCTTGGCAGCAGCGGCGGCAGCGGTGGTGGCATCTTTCCACTGGTGAGCATCGCGATATGCGTCGACCTGCCCCTGATAACCGCCCTTGGCGAAATCCCCGCCCAGATCGACCATCTGCTTATAAGCGGCAACCGCTTCCGCAGTCTTATTCTCTTCGCGATAGATGATGCCCAGGCGATCGAGGAAGATGGCGCGGTTTGCCTTCTCGCCATCGCTGTACTTTCCATCGGCGTGGGTGGTATCGGATACCAGCTTGGTTAGCACGCCCGTGGCATCGTCATAGCGTCCCAACGAGTCGTAGATCAGGGCCTCGTTATAGCTCAGCTCAAGCGAGTTCTGTGCCAGTGGCTTGGCCTTCTCGAGTGTGGCCAGCGCCTGATCGTAGTGTCCTTGCCTGCGCTGAATCTCCGAGATATGAATCTGCGACTGCGCATCCTGCGGCTCGGCAGCAACGACCTCGTTGAAGATCTTCAATGCCTCATCGAGCTTCCCATCCAGTAACAAAGCGTTGGCAAGGCCGCGCTCCGTATCGAGATTGCCCGGCTCAAGGTCGAGTGCCCGCTGATAGGCCGCGGCTGCCTCGTGGGGCTTCTTCAACTGGTCGTAGGTAGCGCCGAGAGCATACTCGATGCGCGCACTGCGGTCATCTACCGGGATGCCGCTTAGCACGTCGGCTGCACGCTTGGCATCTCCCTCATCGCTGTAGAGCCGCGCCATATTCAGCGCCACCTCTTCCGAGTTAGCGTCGACCTTTTGCGCTTCCTTGAACTGTGCCTCGGCCTTGATCGAATCGTGGTTCAGGCCATATAGCTGGCCGAGTAGAAGATGCGTCTCGATGTCCTTGGGCTTCAACTGCGCCAGCTTTTCGTACTCCGCGATGGCGAGCTTCAGAATCTGGCCCGACTGCGGTGTCTGCATATCGCCGAGCGACCGCAGATAAACCTTGCCCAGCAGCTCATGTGCCTGTACATCATTCGGGTCCTTGGCAAGCCGGTCCTGCGCTGTACTTACCGCCTCGCGAATTCGCCCGATCTTGAAGTAGAGGTCAGCCAGACCATCCTGCAACTGTTGAGAGTTGGGATCGGCGTTCAGCGCCAGCTTGTACTCTTCCACCGCCTGCGTCGCATAATCGGATCGGCCAGCGCTAACGGCCATATCTTCATAGAGATGCGCCAAGCCATAGTGATAGTAGGAAGAGGCCCGGTCAGGTACGGGAGCTGTAGTCGTCGTGGCAGCAGGAGCCGCAGCAAACATGGATTGCGCGGCAAACAGGAACGCAGCCGCCGGCAGAAGGCGGATCTGGCGAAGAGACGAAGCACGCAAAAACAAGGTCATGTCATGTAACTTTCTGGACTGGCAAACGCTGGACCGAATCCTTGCGAGACGAAAGACAGTGGTTAGACGGCTCTCCCTGGCGATTGGATGCAGCGCCAGATCGTACCGTTTGCGACGCTGGCGCTGATTATATCCGTCCGCCGATCATCCATGCCGGAAGTGCCGGACGCCGGTAAACGCCATCGCTACTCCCAGCCGATTGGCTGCCTCAATCACTTCGGCATCCCGCACCGAGCCGCCTGGCTGAATCACCGCCGTTGCCCCGGCATTGGCAACCACTTCCAGGCCGTCAGCAAACGGGAAAAACGCGTCTGAGGCAGCGACAGTTTCCGCCAGCGGGAGCACCGCCTTCATCGCGCCGAACTTTGCCGCATCCACACGGCTCATCTGTCCGGCACCAATGCCGACCGTCTGGCCATGCCCATCGGCAAAACGCGCATAGACGATCGCATTCGACTTCACATATTTGCAGATGCTCCATGCAAACAGCAGCGCCCGCAACTCTTCCGCCGTAGGCTTCCGCTCGGTCACCATCTTCAGTTCGGCCTCGCTGACCTTCAACCGATCAGCATCCTGCACCAACAACCCACCCGAGACCTGCTTGAGCATCCGGGTCGTGTCTACCGGAGAGATCTTCACCAACCGCAGGTTCTTCTTCGCCGCAAACTTCTCCAGCGCTCCGGCAGTAAACGAAGGCGCAACAATCGCCTCGACAAACAGTTTGGCAATCTCTTCTGCGGCCTCCGCATCCACCTCGCGATTGATGCCAATCACGCCGCCGAACGCCGAAACCGGATCGGCCTCAAGCGCCCGTTTGTAAGCCTCCAGCACCGTTGCTCCGGTCGAAGCTCCACACGGGTTGGTGTGCTTGATGATCGCCACCGCCGTCTCATCGAACTCGCTGACGATGTCCCAGCACGCATCGAGATCGACGAGGTTGTTGTAGCTAAGCTCCTTGCCCTGCAACTGCTCCGCTCCGGCCACTCCCTTGCCGCTGCCATCGACATACAGCGCGGCCTTCTGATGCGGATTCTCTCCGTAGCGAAGCGTCTTCGCCAGCGGCTCGATCAACCGGATCGTCTGCGGCAGTTCCTTCGAAAACACCGCCGCCCCACTCGGCTCCTCGATGCTCTCGAGCGCCGTAGCAATCCCCGCATCGTAAGCCGCCGTCACCGCAAACGCCTGTTTCGCCAGCCGCCAGCGAGTAGCGCGGCTCAGGCTACCCTTGTTCGCCTTCAACTCTTCCGTCAGCGCACCGTAATCGTCTGCCGAGGTCACAATCGCCACGTCGCTGAAGTTCTTCGCCGCCGACCGCACCATCGAAGGACCGCCGATGTCGATGTTCTCGATCACATCGGCA
This region of Edaphobacter dinghuensis genomic DNA includes:
- the purH gene encoding bifunctional phosphoribosylaminoimidazolecarboxamide formyltransferase/IMP cyclohydrolase; amino-acid sequence: MTSTHSAPNAPLVDLRPVRRALLSVTDKTGLIDFARALASFNVDLVSTGGTARALREAGLPVRDISDLTGFPEMLDGRVKTLHPKVHGGILHIRGNAEHEASVAEHAIEPIDMVVVNLYAFEKTSQKPGVAFADVIENIDIGGPSMVRSAAKNFSDVAIVTSADDYGALTEELKANKGSLSRATRWRLAKQAFAVTAAYDAGIATALESIEEPSGAAVFSKELPQTIRLIEPLAKTLRYGENPHQKAALYVDGSGKGVAGAEQLQGKELSYNNLVDLDACWDIVSEFDETAVAIIKHTNPCGASTGATVLEAYKRALEADPVSAFGGVIGINREVDAEAAEEIAKLFVEAIVAPSFTAGALEKFAAKKNLRLVKISPVDTTRMLKQVSGGLLVQDADRLKVSEAELKMVTERKPTAEELRALLFAWSICKYVKSNAIVYARFADGHGQTVGIGAGQMSRVDAAKFGAMKAVLPLAETVAASDAFFPFADGLEVVANAGATAVIQPGGSVRDAEVIEAANRLGVAMAFTGVRHFRHG
- a CDS encoding tetratricopeptide repeat protein, which produces MTLFLRASSLRQIRLLPAAAFLFAAQSMFAAAPAATTTTAPVPDRASSYYHYGLAHLYEDMAVSAGRSDYATQAVEEYKLALNADPNSQQLQDGLADLYFKIGRIREAVSTAQDRLAKDPNDVQAHELLGKVYLRSLGDMQTPQSGQILKLAIAEYEKLAQLKPKDIETHLLLGQLYGLNHDSIKAEAQFKEAQKVDANSEEVALNMARLYSDEGDAKRAADVLSGIPVDDRSARIEYALGATYDQLKKPHEAAAAYQRALDLEPGNLDTERGLANALLLDGKLDEALKIFNEVVAAEPQDAQSQIHISEIQRRQGHYDQALATLEKAKPLAQNSLELSYNEALIYDSLGRYDDATGVLTKLVSDTTHADGKYSDGEKANRAIFLDRLGIIYREENKTAEAVAAYKQMVDLGGDFAKGGYQGQVDAYRDAHQWKDATTAAAAAAKAAPKDKATQLMYAGQLADTGQVDQGIALAKAQLSSAGNTPDDRDTYLSLTQIYTRLKRWSDAASALDSAAGLSTKPDEKLYVYFLRGVLADRQKHYDEAEAEFHKALAIDPQNATILNYLGYMLADRGVKLPEALTMIQKAVELDPQNGAYLDSLGWVYFKSGQYDLAEVNLRKAMERMSTDPTVHDHLGEVYEKTGKLKMAVMQWERSMTEYAHSLPADADPADVAKVQHKLESARVKLAKLSPAPAAASK